The Psilocybe cubensis strain MGC-MH-2018 chromosome 7, whole genome shotgun sequence genome has a window encoding:
- a CDS encoding Translation machinery-associated protein 16, with product MAPASTSKAAAATKKVKKEKLFHPASRKAGQLARHALRKGKLVDLYGFFYHAVPEEGVLTLEELHHIISDVWLTRFDEELEAERSARRKGRPKSAKEMKLEELKLREAEIYRTGMEVIDLTHPPTVELFRRWDQKEVAFIQLLRFIRIFSTDPQLALVSRPGKHLSITVPPPVPDDAMDLAEENEIKFA from the exons ATGGCTCCTGCTAGTACCTCCAAGGCTGCGGCTGCCACTAAAAAGGTCAAGAAAGAGAAGCTGTTCCACCCGGCTTCGAGAAAAGCGGGTCAGCTTGCACGCCACGCTCTGCGCAAGGGAAAGCTGG TTGACCTTTATGGCTTTTTCTATCATGCCGTCCCAGAAGAGGGTGTCCTCACGCTTGAGGAGTTGCATCATATCATTAGCGATGTATGGCTGACTCgctttgatgaagaattggAGGCCGAGCGGTCAGCAAGGCGGAAGGGGAGACCAAAATCTGCGAAGGAAATGAAACTGGAAGAACTCAAACTCAGAGAGGCAGAAATTTATCGTACAGGCATGG AGGTCATTGATCTAACACACCCTCCTACTGTGGAATTATTCCGAAGATGGGATCAGAAAGAAGTTGCATTTATTCAGCTGCTGCGGTTTATTCGAATATTTAGCACCGACCCACAGCTCGCCTTGGTTTCGCGGCCAGGAAAACACCTGTCTATCACAGTGCCCCCGCCTGTTCCTGACGACGCTATGGATCTCGCTGAAGAAAACGAAATTAAATTTGCCTAG
- a CDS encoding Mitotic-spindle organizing protein 1 codes for MSTKESERNSSAQETLDILYEISQLLNTQLDKATLATCVGMVENGVNPEALAAVIQELRREGAATTPDVQSSSTSNTHAR; via the exons ATGTCTACCAAAGAATCAGAGAGAAATTCGTCCGCTCAGGAAACTCTGGATA TCCTCTATGAAATATCCCAGCTATTGAATACTCAGCTAGACAAGGCGACGCTTGCAACATGCGTCGGAATGGTTGAGAATGGAGTGAATCCGGAGGCACTTGCT GCTGTCATCCAGGAACTTCGCAGAGAGGGTGCTGCTACAACTCCCGATGTGCAGTCGTCATCGACCAGTAATACGCACGCAAGATAG